One window of Longimicrobiaceae bacterium genomic DNA carries:
- the rfbF gene encoding glucose-1-phosphate cytidylyltransferase, with product MKAVILAGGYGTRISEESSVRPKPMVEIGGKPILWHIMKIYSAFGVNDFVVCCGYKGYLIKEYFANYSLHVSDVTFDIANHSMEVHKNGAEPWRVTLVDTGENTMTGGRIKRVREHIGNETFCLTYGDGLSDVDLHELLAHHRQVGALATLTAVQPPGRFGAFSLPEGDDRVRGFREKPAGDGAWINGGFFVLEPEVMEYIHDDDTVWEREPMETLALEGRLSAYRHRGFWHPMDTLRDKMVLEEMWNNGEAKWKIW from the coding sequence ATGAAGGCGGTGATCCTGGCGGGTGGCTACGGGACCCGGATCAGTGAGGAGAGCAGCGTCCGACCCAAGCCCATGGTGGAGATCGGCGGAAAGCCGATCCTGTGGCACATCATGAAGATCTACTCCGCCTTCGGGGTGAACGACTTCGTCGTGTGCTGCGGCTACAAGGGCTATCTGATCAAGGAGTATTTCGCCAACTACTCGCTGCACGTGTCCGACGTGACCTTCGACATCGCGAACCACAGCATGGAGGTCCACAAGAACGGCGCGGAGCCGTGGCGCGTCACCCTTGTCGACACGGGCGAGAACACCATGACCGGCGGACGGATCAAACGCGTGCGCGAGCATATCGGCAACGAGACCTTCTGCCTGACCTACGGCGACGGCCTGAGCGACGTGGATCTGCATGAGCTCCTCGCGCATCACCGGCAGGTGGGCGCACTGGCGACCTTGACGGCGGTGCAGCCGCCCGGGCGGTTCGGCGCATTCTCACTCCCCGAAGGGGATGATCGGGTGCGGGGGTTCAGAGAAAAGCCCGCGGGTGATGGAGCGTGGATCAACGGCGGGTTCTTCGTTCTCGAACCCGAGGTGATGGAGTACATCCACGACGACGACACCGTGTGGGAACGCGAGCCGATGGAGACTCTGGCTCTGGAAGGACGTCTGTCGGCATATCGCCACCGGGGATTCTGGCACCCGATGGACACGCTGCGGGACAAGATGGTGCTGGAAGAAATGTGGAACAACGGCGAAGCGAAGTGGAAGATCTGGTAG
- a CDS encoding FAD-dependent oxidoreductase: MNTRRTTDFLIIGGGVIGLALALEARRRFGDARILLIEKERACGLHASGRNSGVLHAGFYYSADSLKARFAREGNQRLTRYGEERGLRINRCGKLVVARDETELAGIDELLRRSRLNGVDLQEVTEHEARELEPLARTFERALFSPNTSTVDPTEVVSAMVADARTERVDIRENVRYLRRRGDLIRTSAGDISAGYVINAAGLYADRIARDFGFAQDYRILPFKGLYLYAEGSLPLRCHIYPVPDLRHPFLGVHFTLTVDGHVKIGPTAIPAFWREQYSGVENFHPGEFAEVVGLEAAVFLENAFDFRRLALHELRKYSRRHLVRLAGGLVRSDLTSLGWRWGRAGIRAQLVNVRRRTLEMDFHLQGDGRSMHVLNAVSPGFTCSLPFASYVIDEVQRHLVARPAPPQADRPVTSLSAQGAA; this comes from the coding sequence ATGAACACTCGTCGCACGACCGATTTCCTGATCATTGGCGGAGGGGTGATCGGGCTGGCACTGGCTCTGGAGGCCAGGCGCCGTTTCGGAGACGCCCGCATCCTGCTGATCGAGAAGGAGCGTGCCTGCGGGCTGCACGCGAGCGGCCGAAACAGCGGCGTTCTGCACGCGGGCTTCTACTACTCCGCCGACAGCCTGAAGGCCCGCTTCGCTCGTGAGGGAAACCAGCGCCTCACGCGCTATGGTGAAGAGCGTGGCCTTCGCATCAACCGCTGCGGAAAGCTCGTCGTCGCCCGGGACGAAACGGAGCTGGCAGGCATCGACGAGCTGCTGCGGCGATCCCGCCTGAACGGCGTCGACCTTCAGGAGGTCACCGAGCACGAAGCACGCGAGCTGGAGCCACTGGCGCGGACCTTCGAGCGGGCGCTCTTCAGCCCGAACACCTCCACGGTCGATCCGACCGAGGTGGTCAGCGCTATGGTTGCCGATGCTCGAACTGAGCGGGTCGACATTCGCGAGAACGTCCGATACCTACGAAGGCGCGGCGACCTGATCCGCACGTCGGCGGGTGACATTTCCGCCGGATATGTGATCAACGCGGCCGGCCTGTATGCCGACCGGATCGCCCGGGACTTTGGCTTCGCGCAGGACTATCGGATCCTGCCGTTCAAGGGGCTCTACCTGTACGCCGAAGGAAGCCTCCCTCTTCGCTGCCACATCTATCCCGTTCCCGATCTCCGTCATCCCTTCCTCGGCGTGCATTTCACCCTGACGGTCGACGGACACGTCAAGATCGGACCCACCGCGATTCCGGCCTTCTGGCGGGAGCAGTATTCCGGCGTCGAAAACTTCCACCCCGGCGAGTTTGCCGAGGTCGTGGGGCTGGAAGCGGCGGTTTTCCTCGAGAACGCCTTCGACTTTCGTCGCCTCGCCCTGCACGAGCTGCGGAAATATTCGCGGCGCCATCTGGTTCGCCTCGCCGGCGGTCTGGTCCGGTCGGACCTCACCTCTCTCGGTTGGCGTTGGGGACGTGCAGGCATCCGCGCCCAGCTCGTGAATGTCAGACGCCGCACGCTGGAAATGGATTTCCACCTACAGGGTGATGGCCGTTCGATGCACGTACTGAATGCGGTCTCACCGGGGTTCACCTGCTCGCTGCCATTCGCCAGCTACGTGATCGACGAGGTGCAGCGGCATCTGGTGGCCCGCCCGGCGCCGCCCCAGGCCGACAGGCCCGTCACCTCGCTGAGCGCTCAAGGGGCTGCATAA
- the gmd gene encoding GDP-mannose 4,6-dehydratase, giving the protein MLTHRRRKALVTGITGQDGSYLAELLLSKGYEVHGVIRRSSSFNTARIDHLYQDPHEPDARLFLHYGDLNDGSALSRLLRQVEPDEIYNLGAQSHVRTSFDIPEYTAEVTGLGVVRLLEAMRETGITPRFYQASSSELYGKAQEIPQRETTPFYPRSPYACAKAYAFYLTRNYRESYGFFACNGILFNHESPRRGETFVTRKVCRAAARIKLGLEHVVYLGNLDASRDWGYAPEYVEAMWMMLQQDEPDDYVIATGETHTVRELLEEAFTLVGLDWREHVRLDPRYTRPTEVDVLLGDPSKAREKLGWEAKVRFRELVRIMVEAELQAAAGEVKMANLGRATVQPPAPVHTSAIAAPGR; this is encoded by the coding sequence ATGCTGACCCACCGTCGGCGCAAAGCCCTCGTCACCGGCATCACCGGTCAGGACGGCAGCTACCTCGCCGAGCTGCTGCTCTCCAAGGGCTACGAGGTGCATGGAGTCATCCGACGGTCCTCGAGCTTCAATACAGCTCGCATCGACCATCTCTACCAGGATCCCCACGAGCCCGACGCGCGGCTCTTCCTGCACTACGGGGACCTGAACGATGGCAGCGCACTCAGCCGTCTGCTGCGCCAGGTAGAGCCGGACGAGATCTACAACCTGGGGGCGCAGAGCCACGTGCGCACCAGCTTCGACATCCCGGAGTACACCGCCGAGGTAACCGGCCTGGGGGTGGTGCGCTTGCTGGAGGCGATGCGAGAGACGGGAATCACCCCACGCTTCTATCAGGCGAGCAGCTCGGAGCTGTATGGGAAGGCGCAGGAGATTCCCCAGCGGGAGACGACGCCCTTCTATCCGCGCTCGCCGTACGCCTGCGCCAAAGCCTACGCCTTCTATCTGACCCGCAATTATCGCGAGTCGTACGGTTTCTTCGCCTGCAACGGGATCCTGTTCAACCACGAGAGCCCGCGGCGGGGGGAGACCTTCGTGACGCGCAAGGTCTGCCGGGCCGCGGCGCGCATCAAGCTCGGTCTGGAGCACGTCGTCTATCTCGGCAACCTCGACGCGAGTCGCGACTGGGGATATGCGCCCGAGTACGTCGAGGCGATGTGGATGATGCTGCAGCAGGACGAGCCCGACGACTACGTGATCGCCACGGGCGAGACCCACACCGTGCGAGAGTTGCTGGAGGAGGCGTTCACCCTGGTGGGACTCGACTGGCGGGAGCACGTGCGACTCGACCCCCGGTACACGCGTCCGACCGAGGTGGACGTACTGCTCGGTGATCCGTCGAAGGCGCGAGAGAAGCTGGGGTGGGAGGCGAAGGTGCGGTTCCGCGAGCTGGTGCGGATCATGGTGGAGGCGGAGCTGCAGGCGGCGGCAGGGGAGGTGAAAATGGCGAACCTCGGGCGGGCTACCGTGCAGCCGCCGGCGCCCGTACATACCTCCGCGATCGCCGCCCCAGGGCGATGA
- a CDS encoding GDP-L-fucose synthase, whose product MCEPTETYAHLTPSEEAVRLSLDGAGRRSREGELESSPRYWRHRRVLVTGGAGFLGSHIVERLRKLECEHVFVPRRAEYDLTEPTEVRRLLRDVCPDVVLHLAAQVGGIGANRENPGLFFYANITMGVHLIEEARRAGIEKFVQLGTICAYPKYTPVPFREEDLWNGYPEETNAPYGVAKKALLVQLQGYRAQYGFNGIYLLPVNLYGPRDNFDPQSSHVIPALIRKMVEAVETGADSVELWGTGEASREFLYVDDCARAVLLAAEYYDGAEPVNLGTGMEIKIRDLAELIADLVGFRGELRYDRTQPDGQPRRCLDTQKALQCFGFRAHTPFREGLRETIRWYRSVHGRTSEIPPLSAAV is encoded by the coding sequence ATGTGTGAGCCCACCGAAACCTACGCGCACCTGACTCCCTCTGAGGAGGCGGTCCGGTTGAGCCTGGACGGCGCCGGCCGCCGGTCGCGCGAGGGCGAGCTGGAGTCGTCGCCGCGCTACTGGAGGCATCGGCGCGTCCTGGTCACCGGAGGTGCCGGCTTCCTCGGCTCGCACATCGTGGAGCGGCTGCGCAAGCTGGAGTGCGAGCACGTCTTCGTGCCGCGCCGCGCTGAATACGACCTCACCGAGCCGACCGAGGTGCGTCGCCTGTTGCGCGACGTTTGCCCCGACGTGGTGCTGCACCTGGCCGCTCAGGTGGGAGGGATCGGCGCCAATCGGGAGAACCCGGGGCTCTTCTTCTACGCGAACATTACGATGGGGGTGCACCTCATCGAAGAGGCGCGCCGCGCGGGAATCGAGAAATTCGTGCAACTGGGGACGATCTGCGCCTATCCCAAATACACCCCGGTGCCCTTCCGCGAAGAGGACCTGTGGAATGGCTATCCGGAAGAGACCAACGCGCCGTATGGGGTCGCCAAAAAGGCGTTGCTCGTTCAGCTGCAGGGCTACCGAGCCCAGTACGGCTTCAACGGGATCTACCTCCTGCCGGTCAACCTGTACGGTCCGCGGGACAACTTCGACCCGCAGAGCAGCCACGTGATCCCTGCGCTCATTCGCAAGATGGTGGAGGCGGTCGAAACCGGCGCGGACAGCGTGGAGCTCTGGGGAACGGGGGAGGCGAGCCGCGAGTTCCTCTACGTGGATGACTGCGCGCGGGCGGTGCTGCTCGCCGCGGAATACTACGACGGCGCGGAGCCGGTCAATCTCGGCACGGGAATGGAGATCAAGATCCGGGACCTGGCCGAGCTGATCGCCGATCTGGTCGGCTTCCGCGGAGAGCTGCGCTACGACCGGACGCAGCCGGACGGGCAGCCGAGGCGCTGCCTGGATACGCAGAAAGCGTTGCAGTGCTTCGGATTCCGAGCCCACACGCCGTTCCGCGAGGGGCTGCGTGAAACCATCCGCTGGTACCGCAGCGTGCACGGCCGCACATCCGAGATACCCCCCTTGAGCGCCGCCGTGTGA
- a CDS encoding UpxY family transcription antiterminator, protein MYELASDGSSTPVPTLRLSSAEQQWFACYTRARHEKQVAARLQLHRIESFCPVLPRQRQWHDRVKVIEWPLFPSYVFVRCAKSTLSRVLGTPGIVTVVSSNGAPVPIDAEEIENVRRFAAALRASGERVEPVPLVERGTRVRIISGPFVGVEGLVIEHRGRNRVLVGLEAIAQSWEIEVPAACMEPIRESRPVFGGSVRRAERGRRSYV, encoded by the coding sequence ATGTACGAGTTGGCCTCGGACGGTTCTTCCACGCCAGTACCTACCCTTCGACTCTCCTCCGCCGAACAGCAGTGGTTTGCGTGCTACACCCGGGCGCGGCACGAGAAGCAGGTCGCGGCGCGTCTGCAACTCCACCGGATCGAGTCCTTCTGCCCGGTTCTGCCCCGCCAGCGGCAGTGGCACGATCGGGTGAAGGTGATCGAGTGGCCGCTCTTTCCGAGCTATGTGTTCGTGCGGTGCGCGAAGTCCACACTGTCGCGGGTGCTCGGTACGCCGGGCATCGTGACGGTGGTCTCCTCCAACGGCGCCCCGGTTCCGATCGATGCGGAGGAGATCGAGAATGTTCGGCGATTTGCCGCCGCGCTGCGGGCGAGCGGAGAGCGGGTGGAGCCGGTGCCACTGGTCGAACGGGGCACCCGGGTGCGCATCATCTCCGGCCCGTTCGTCGGGGTCGAGGGGTTGGTGATCGAGCACCGCGGGCGCAACCGGGTGCTGGTGGGGCTCGAGGCGATCGCGCAGAGCTGGGAGATCGAGGTCCCGGCAGCCTGTATGGAGCCGATCCGCGAGTCTCGCCCGGTCTTCGGCGGCAGTGTTCGGAGGGCAGAGCGGGGGAGGAGGAGTTATGTGTGA